A portion of the Candidatus Scalindua japonica genome contains these proteins:
- a CDS encoding cyclic nucleotide-binding domain-containing protein: MEEKMLDIINQPDMQQYAKKYASGETLFLEGDYSQDMYILKSGRLEVYKGDKKIAELADTGTTAGELSYLFGSKRTATIKAFKEVEAIKVPADQIKNVLFKYPPIAHEITMRLARRLEETTKIMHGLREFNDQLPDAIIMADKERNILSWNHAAEKLHGRTWQQMKGYPLADLYQDPQAYEQFVADIQAGNSLQEKELAVKHPDRNKRIVSTSTTVLYDGHHNVEGFIFLSRDVTDIKDLEKKYKRMRRWLIPSILFFCVAMISLFFTFPYLSRGNRILDYKKDTFEVRIIQSSQNIANDIAAYLATGNFTAVNVMMQIYFENENPEHYGIIGLALLNRDKKVVSAYSSKKRDRAAAIIGSSYSGIKFKGDEKAAYKILTLFRADKKHRMGAKGLEIAYEIRGEDGEITNWLIYQLDMEILEREYGIDTKILSRLDFQKE, translated from the coding sequence ATGGAAGAAAAAATGCTGGATATCATTAACCAGCCGGACATGCAACAATATGCTAAAAAATATGCATCAGGGGAAACACTATTTCTCGAAGGAGATTATTCTCAGGATATGTACATCCTGAAAAGTGGCAGACTTGAGGTTTATAAAGGTGACAAAAAGATTGCGGAGCTAGCTGATACCGGTACCACTGCAGGCGAGCTGTCCTACCTGTTCGGATCAAAAAGGACAGCTACAATCAAGGCGTTTAAAGAGGTAGAAGCCATCAAGGTCCCTGCTGATCAGATTAAGAATGTATTATTTAAATATCCACCCATTGCTCATGAAATAACTATGAGACTTGCCAGACGGCTGGAAGAGACCACTAAGATAATGCACGGGCTTAGAGAGTTTAATGATCAGCTTCCAGATGCGATTATTATGGCAGATAAAGAGAGAAATATCCTCTCTTGGAATCATGCTGCTGAGAAATTGCATGGAAGGACCTGGCAGCAGATGAAAGGCTATCCATTGGCCGATTTGTATCAAGACCCGCAAGCTTACGAACAGTTTGTAGCGGACATTCAGGCTGGTAACTCATTACAGGAAAAAGAGCTGGCCGTTAAACACCCGGATAGGAACAAACGCATTGTTTCAACCAGTACAACCGTCCTTTATGACGGCCATCACAATGTGGAAGGTTTTATTTTTCTCAGTCGAGATGTAACCGATATCAAAGATCTTGAAAAAAAGTATAAACGGATGAGAAGATGGTTAATCCCCTCCATCTTATTTTTCTGTGTAGCGATGATATCTCTTTTCTTTACTTTCCCATATTTATCAAGAGGAAACAGGATACTTGATTACAAGAAAGATACCTTTGAGGTCCGTATTATCCAGAGCTCACAGAATATAGCCAATGACATAGCCGCATATCTTGCAACAGGAAATTTTACGGCTGTTAATGTCATGATGCAAATTTATTTTGAAAATGAGAACCCGGAACATTATGGAATTATCGGCCTTGCTCTCCTTAATCGCGATAAAAAAGTGGTAAGCGCATACTCTTCAAAAAAAAGAGATAGGGCGGCGGCTATTATTGGCTCCAGCTACAGCGGTATCAAATTTAAGGGAGATGAGAAAGCGGCCTATAAAATCCTTACCCTGTTTCGTGCTGACAAAAAACATCGTATGGGTGCAAAGGGGCTTGAGATAGCATATGAAATACGTGGGGAAGATGGCGAGATAACAAACTGGCTTATCTACCAACTGGATATGGAGATCCTGGAACGTGAATATGGTATAGATACAAAGATATTATCCAGGCTGGATTTTCAGAAAGAATGA
- a CDS encoding MlaD family protein — protein sequence MINQKAKFFVGLFIAAGISLAVITIIFLGMNRFLEKGQFYAVYFNESVQGLKIDSPVKYRGVAIGHIERISLAPDSKLIEVVLKIEADITLEENMVAQQKAVGITGSKFIELDLMSDSVEASSPDLKFPTEYRVLASRPSNISELFRSADDIIKKLNALDIVDISDSLKVTLHHLDQALQDFDAKGISGDIRTSLTDINKNFDPERWDKVVTGIEKSIGSLNEVFRNTNSLMANASGLIARTEAEVANLSRYILVVGQYLEKASSSLDQTLEQVSIQPSQLLFSEPPIEKEFEKNIK from the coding sequence ATGATTAATCAGAAAGCTAAATTTTTTGTCGGACTATTCATTGCCGCAGGTATCTCTCTTGCCGTGATAACCATTATTTTTCTGGGGATGAATCGTTTTCTCGAAAAGGGGCAATTTTATGCCGTCTATTTTAATGAATCTGTCCAGGGTCTTAAGATAGATTCTCCGGTAAAATACAGAGGTGTGGCTATTGGCCATATTGAACGCATATCACTTGCTCCCGATTCAAAATTAATAGAGGTTGTTCTGAAGATAGAAGCTGATATCACTCTTGAGGAGAATATGGTTGCCCAGCAAAAGGCCGTGGGCATTACTGGAAGCAAATTTATTGAACTTGACCTTATGAGTGATTCTGTAGAAGCAAGTTCCCCGGATCTGAAATTTCCCACAGAGTACCGTGTACTGGCATCAAGGCCATCAAATATCAGCGAGTTGTTTCGCAGCGCAGATGATATCATAAAGAAACTTAATGCTTTAGATATCGTCGACATATCTGATAGTTTAAAAGTTACATTACATCATCTGGACCAGGCTTTACAGGATTTTGATGCTAAAGGTATTTCAGGTGATATAAGAACCTCATTAACTGACATAAATAAAAATTTTGATCCGGAAAGATGGGATAAGGTCGTCACCGGCATTGAAAAGAGTATAGGATCTCTAAACGAAGTCTTTCGTAATACGAACAGTCTTATGGCAAATGCTTCAGGACTGATAGCCAGAACAGAGGCTGAGGTTGCAAACCTCAGCCGTTACATCCTTGTAGTCGGACAATATCTGGAGAAAGCAAGTAGTAGCCTGGACCAGACACTGGAACAGGTTTCTATTCAGCCATCGCAACTACTTTTCAGTGAACCGCCAATAGAAAAAGAGTTTGAAAAGAATATTAAGTAG
- a CDS encoding MlaE family lipid ABC transporter permease subunit: protein MSKNLTSFYTFSKESSDKLAIHFKGRLDVSNAALLIKEFNTLLRTRKPDSLVIDLEKLNDLDDYGVSVLVELKKIMGNMRGNYSLVNIPERVNEILTMHNFDVLGQQSITAHKTSYNLFANLGNSVFNVGNEIRYILTFLGDTCFSFLRFLRSPGSLRFNDTIENMKRVGLDALPIVSLISFLLGLIMAFMSSVQLQQFGANIYVASLVGISMTRELGPIMTAIIVAGRSGSSFAAEIGTMKISEEVDALSTMNINPNFFLVLPRMFAACLVVPILTLFSDLFAIAGGLLVGVTMLDLTVSGYTNQTINTLTLFDVFWGVFKSGIFALLISWTGCLKGFQVKGGASGVGKATTSAVVSSIFLIVLSDSLLVVILRYWNG from the coding sequence TTGAGCAAAAATCTTACCAGTTTCTATACCTTCAGCAAGGAGAGTTCTGACAAGTTGGCCATCCATTTTAAGGGGAGGCTGGATGTTAGTAACGCAGCACTACTGATAAAGGAGTTCAACACTCTGTTGCGGACCCGCAAACCGGATAGCCTGGTAATTGACCTGGAAAAGCTAAACGATCTTGATGACTATGGAGTATCTGTACTGGTGGAACTAAAGAAAATAATGGGTAATATGCGTGGCAATTACTCTCTGGTAAACATTCCTGAAAGGGTCAATGAAATTCTTACTATGCATAATTTTGATGTGTTAGGCCAACAATCTATTACTGCACATAAAACATCCTATAACCTTTTTGCCAATCTGGGCAACTCCGTATTTAATGTTGGTAATGAAATAAGATATATACTCACGTTTCTTGGTGATACATGTTTCTCTTTTCTAAGGTTTTTGCGAAGCCCAGGTTCCTTACGCTTTAACGATACAATTGAAAATATGAAACGTGTCGGACTGGACGCATTACCCATTGTCAGCTTGATAAGCTTTCTCCTGGGCCTGATCATGGCATTCATGTCATCAGTACAACTCCAGCAGTTTGGCGCTAATATTTACGTCGCTTCGCTTGTCGGTATTTCGATGACACGTGAATTGGGCCCAATTATGACAGCCATAATTGTGGCCGGTCGTTCCGGTTCCTCCTTTGCCGCTGAAATAGGTACCATGAAAATATCGGAAGAGGTAGATGCATTATCTACCATGAATATTAACCCGAATTTCTTTCTTGTACTGCCACGCATGTTTGCCGCCTGCCTGGTGGTGCCAATATTAACCCTTTTTTCAGATCTGTTTGCTATTGCCGGAGGTTTGCTTGTAGGAGTTACAATGCTTGACCTGACCGTCAGTGGTTATACAAACCAGACTATCAACACCCTTACGCTTTTTGATGTATTCTGGGGGGTGTTCAAGAGTGGAATTTTTGCTCTTCTCATCTCCTGGACGGGATGTCTTAAGGGCTTTCAGGTAAAGGGCGGCGCCTCAGGAGTAGGAAAAGCAACTACGTCTGCAGTGGTAAGCAGCATTTTTCTGATTGTCCTGAGTGACTCGCTTCTTGTGGTTATACTCAGGTATTGGAATGGTTGA
- a CDS encoding ABC-type transport auxiliary lipoprotein family protein, producing the protein MRFIIILTLFSFAFCGCVSLKQPNTKFEYYTLEYDAISSDKDDTPKRKSTILKIKFFSAAPVYNTVKIIYSNQQFKRTPYFYHKWRVKPAEFVTYFLSRDLKESGLFKAVIPPTSGSAHTHTVEGVVDKFLELDSNDGWEALLSISVTLQVAREPDADKRVIFQRSFSVKERCKEKNPLALAQAMSLAMAELSKEIGIAIHSALAGE; encoded by the coding sequence GTGCGTTTTATTATTATTTTGACACTATTTTCATTTGCCTTTTGTGGTTGTGTATCACTGAAGCAACCAAATACAAAGTTTGAATATTATACTCTTGAGTATGATGCAATATCCTCTGATAAGGACGATACTCCTAAGCGGAAATCAACAATTCTGAAGATTAAATTTTTCAGTGCTGCGCCAGTTTATAACACTGTTAAAATCATTTATAGCAATCAACAATTTAAGCGTACACCATATTTTTATCATAAGTGGAGGGTAAAGCCGGCAGAGTTTGTGACTTACTTTCTCTCCAGGGACCTTAAAGAGAGCGGCTTATTCAAGGCAGTCATCCCACCCACCAGTGGAAGCGCACACACGCATACTGTAGAAGGCGTAGTGGATAAATTTCTTGAGTTAGATTCGAATGATGGCTGGGAAGCCCTGCTAAGTATAAGCGTGACCTTACAGGTCGCCAGGGAACCGGATGCCGACAAAAGAGTTATATTTCAGCGAAGTTTTTCAGTAAAAGAGAGGTGTAAAGAGAAGAACCCATTGGCTCTTGCCCAGGCCATGAGCCTTGCCATGGCTGAATTGTCAAAAGAGATTGGAATCGCTATTCATAGCGCTTTAGCTGGAGAGTAA
- a CDS encoding ABC transporter ATP-binding protein, with amino-acid sequence MKAEEKKVAIKVVEMVAGYGQDVILNHINFEVYEGEIFVILGGSGCGKSTLLKHLIGLNQPMAGNILINGIDITAGTGGNLHQVLHECGILFQSGALFGSMTVAENVALPMQEHTDLPASSIDNIVKMKLAQVSLTGYENHLPSEISGGMRKRAGLARAMALNPKILFFDEPSAGLDPVTSAELDQLIIRLNRSYNTTMIIVTHELPSIFSVAHRVIMLDKRVKKIIAEGSPHYLRDNSQNLFVRQFFNREIE; translated from the coding sequence ATGAAGGCAGAAGAAAAAAAAGTTGCTATTAAAGTTGTGGAAATGGTGGCAGGTTATGGGCAGGATGTAATACTAAACCATATTAATTTTGAAGTATACGAAGGTGAGATATTTGTAATCCTTGGTGGGAGTGGCTGTGGCAAGTCCACGCTACTCAAACATCTCATTGGACTTAATCAGCCTATGGCCGGAAACATTTTAATTAATGGAATTGATATTACGGCTGGTACGGGAGGCAATCTTCATCAGGTTTTACATGAGTGTGGTATACTTTTTCAGAGTGGTGCGCTCTTTGGATCAATGACAGTAGCTGAAAATGTTGCGCTGCCAATGCAGGAACATACGGATTTGCCTGCTTCTTCTATTGATAATATAGTAAAAATGAAACTTGCTCAGGTAAGTCTGACCGGGTATGAGAATCATCTGCCGTCAGAGATCAGTGGCGGGATGAGAAAACGAGCCGGCCTCGCACGTGCAATGGCGCTTAATCCGAAGATCCTGTTTTTTGATGAGCCATCTGCCGGGCTCGATCCTGTAACGTCAGCAGAGCTTGACCAGTTGATTATTCGTCTTAACCGTAGTTACAATACAACCATGATAATTGTTACTCATGAACTGCCCAGTATATTTTCGGTTGCACATCGGGTTATCATGCTTGATAAAAGGGTCAAAAAGATAATTGCAGAAGGATCGCCTCACTATTTACGTGATAACAGCCAGAATCTATTTGTCAGACAGTTTTTCAATCGTGAAATTGAATAA
- a CDS encoding thioredoxin family protein, with protein sequence MVLLKSINVPLGTKAIDFCLKGIDGETHSLADYDEKAILVIIIMCNHCPYVQAVDDRLVQLQKKFAEKNVQFVGINPNDGVKYPEDNFENMVKRAKEKGYNFPYLRDEDQSVAKKYQAQCTPDIYVYNKERELCYHGQIDDNWQEPEKATSHDLNDAIEALLEGNKPSSNQYPSMGCSIKWKG encoded by the coding sequence ATGGTTTTGTTAAAATCAATTAATGTACCGCTAGGGACTAAAGCAATTGATTTCTGTCTGAAGGGTATAGACGGAGAAACGCACTCACTTGCTGATTACGATGAGAAAGCAATTTTAGTAATTATTATTATGTGTAATCACTGCCCGTATGTTCAGGCCGTAGATGACAGGCTTGTGCAATTGCAGAAAAAATTTGCAGAAAAAAATGTCCAGTTTGTCGGAATCAATCCGAATGATGGTGTTAAGTACCCGGAAGATAATTTTGAAAACATGGTCAAAAGGGCGAAAGAAAAGGGATACAACTTCCCGTATTTAAGAGATGAGGACCAATCCGTAGCTAAAAAATATCAGGCTCAATGCACTCCCGACATATATGTTTACAATAAAGAGAGAGAACTATGCTATCACGGCCAGATAGACGACAATTGGCAGGAACCGGAAAAAGCAACATCTCACGATTTAAATGATGCAATTGAAGCACTACTGGAAGGCAATAAGCCATCGTCCAATCAATACCCGTCAATGGGATGTTCTATCAAATGGAAAGGGTGA